Part of the Triticum aestivum cultivar Chinese Spring chromosome 4D, IWGSC CS RefSeq v2.1, whole genome shotgun sequence genome is shown below.
CGTGGTATATTTTACCTCTTTGTTCCAACTGCATCAATCTCATCAATGAAGACAATTGAAGGAGACAGATCATCAGCCACCCTAAACAGTTCTCTTACAAGCTTGGGGCCGTCACCAAGGTACTTCTGGATCAGCTCACTCCCAACAACACGCAAGAATGTTGCTGATGTAGAATTGGCAACAGCCTGCCGCAATTTTATACAATAAGATAAAGTTACACTCTATTACaaaagatatactccctccgttcctaaatatttgtctttttagaggtttcaaatggactaccacatacggatgtatgtagacatattttagagtgtagattccctcattttgctccgtatgtagtcacttgttgaaatctctaaaaagacaaatatttaggaacggagggagtataataacaTGCTACAATTACATAAACATAAACTAACAACCTTTTAGCTGGTTCACTAATTTATTAGTGGAAAAAGATgcttaaataaagcaaaataaggAATCCTTGCCCAGTGAAAAAGATGAAAAGACACAAACCTTTGCAAGTAGAGTTTTCCCTGTTCCAGGTTCCCCGTATAGTATGACTCCCTTCGGAGGCCTGATCCCAATGTCCTCATATAGCTCAGGATGTGTCAACGGAAGTTCCACTGCCTCTTTGATCTCTTGAATTTGGGCATCCAAACCACCTATGTCAGCATAAGACTCCAAAGGTGCCTTCTCAACTTTCATGACAGAAACCATAGGATCAACTTCATCTTGCAAAATTCCGACCACCGAGAGAACCTGACAGAAATGATATCAAGCTTGATTCTCAATAAAGTTCTAAATGAGTTTCAAACAGACCTATAATTGTTCTGTTCGCATAATAGCACATTGAGTTTTAAAATTGGAATGTAACTGAAGATCTAGAGATGCACCCATTGAAGAAAAAATCTAAACACCAGTATAAATATATCATTAACCACACAAAGAATATAAGAGCCGGAGACAAAAATGCAGATTACAGGAAAACGCATACTACAAAGAGAGATACTGCAAGAACATTAATGCATTAATGGTGATCATGGTGTTAGTTAAGAAAGCAATAACAGATTATGCTTTAACGTTTGAATATGGAGTTCTAGTGAACAGGTGTTTGCTTTTGCAACTGTCAATTGTCGACGATGGTTAGTGATAATATTCAGGCCAGAAAGTGGTCAACATCATATATAGGTAGAAAAGGATGGTACTTAACCAAATATATAAGTTTCTAAAAATTATCTCTAAAGAAATCAAGGAAATGACACTTAGCAATAAAACAAAGCAAATTTGCTGAGACAACATAAGCATCGTACTACAAATTACAGCGCAGTTTATGCATAGATATCTTCATATATAATCAATGTTCTGCACATATATAATCAACGTTCTGCACATACGGAACAAGCAATGGCCACATTCATCTCAATTCCCATGTTTTGCCCCATGGCTCCCATCCCACAAGTCTCAATGTCATCAAAATGCCCCAACTTCACCAAATGGATCAGTTCTAACTCACTCCGATGCTGTCAGCCTCCCTTCACAAATGTCATCGTTCCTACAGGATTTTTTGGGTTGTTTGATTGCATCATTGAAAAAAGaagattctttcaaagaggtttgagtggatgctaGAAATCCTATGGGGAGTAGTAGAAAGAAATCCTTAGGAAAAATTCCAATAGGATTCAATAATATGAATCGAACATCCCAAATAGGAAAAAAttctaaggattctaatcctccaaaattcctatgaaaatcctttcaATCAAAGGAGCCCTAATCTGAACTCGCCCTAGGTTTTCTCGCGGTCAAAAGTATTCAATTCTAATCCATGTTTGAGTCCATCTGATAAATGCAGATATTACAGAAAGATACCTTGTTATGCATCAGTATGGAGCATCCCGGCTCCAGCTGGTCCTTGTCGACGAACGACAGTACACTGACATAGTACTCAGGCCCAACGGACGACGAGACGATCGCGTGGCTCTCGTCTATGATCTCCTCGAGCGAGCCAACGCTCATAGGGGTGCCGCGGAGGTCGTCGACCTTAGATCGGTCCTCCTCCGTCTTGTCTTCGCTGGGGCGCAGCCGCTCCTGGCTCGCGACGAACTCCTCCTCCATGAGAAGGTAGTCCTTGACGCGGTCCAGCTTGAGAAGGCGGAGGCGGCACTTGGAGAGCGGCGCCACGGGgggcagccgcgc
Proteins encoded:
- the LOC123097733 gene encoding 26S proteasome regulatory subunit 4 homolog, with product MGQGSPGGMGKQGGLPGDRKPGDGAAGDKKDKKFEPPAAPSRVGRKQRKQRGPEAAARLPPVAPLSKCRLRLLKLDRVKDYLLMEEEFVASQERLRPSEDKTEEDRSKVDDLRGTPMSVGSLEEIIDESHAIVSSSVGPEYYVSVLSFVDKDQLEPGCSILMHNKVLSVVGILQDEVDPMVSVMKVEKAPLESYADIGGLDAQIQEIKEAVELPLTHPELYEDIGIRPPKGVILYGEPGTGKTLLAKAVANSTSATFLRVVGSELIQKYLGDGPKLVRELFRVADDLSPSIVFIDEIDAVGTKRYDAHSGGEREIQRTMLELLNQLDGFDSRGDVKVILATNRIESLDPALLRPGRIDRKIEFPLPDIKTRRRIFQIHTAKMTLAEDVNLEEFVMTKDEFSGADIKAICTEAGLLALRERRMKVTHADFKKAKEKVMFKKKEGVPEGLYM